The genomic region TGCGGGGTGGCGACGTGTCCGCTCTGCTGGAGCGGGAGGGGCACATGCCGCTCCCGCCGTACATCGAGTCCACGCCAGAGGCCGAGCGTTCCTACCAGACCGTCTACGCCAGAAACCCCGGCTCCGCCGCCGCGCCGACGGCCGGGTTCCACTTCACCGAGAGGGTGCTGGACGACGTCGAGCGCAGGGGGGTCGAGATCGCGCGCATCACGCTGCACGTGGGGGTGGGGACCTTCACCCCGGTCAGGACCGAGCACGTGGAGGAGCATCGGATGCACTCCGAGGAGTACCACGTGCCGGAGGCTGCGGCCCGCACCATAGAGCGGGCTCGACGAGTGGTCGGCGTCGGGACGACCGTGGCGCGGACGCTGGAGAGCTGGGTGCAGACGGGGAGGAGATCCGGTGAGTCCGACCTCTACATCTATCCCGGCTACCGCTGGCAGGCGCTCGACGCTCTCGTGACCAACTTCCACCTGCCGCGCTCGACGCTGCTCGCGATGATCATGAGCTTCGCCGGGAGCAAGGAGCTCATCCGGGAAGCCTACGCTCTGGCGGTCAAGGAGCGCTACCGCTTCTACTCCTTCGGGGACGCGATGCTCATCCTCAACGGCGGGAGGAACCGGTAGGAGCCCCGGTCTCCATAGAGATCGCCGCCGTCAGCGGCGAAGCACGGGCCGGGGTGCTGAAGACGCCGCACGGCGAGGTCGAGACGCCGACCTTCATGCCGGTCGGGACCCGCGGGAGCGTGCGGGGTCTCTCGCCGGCGGAATTGAGGGCGGCCGGGGCTGGGGTCGTGCTCGGCAACACATACCACCTCTACCTGCGGCCCGGGACGGGCGTGAT from Rubrobacter calidifluminis harbors:
- the queA gene encoding tRNA preQ1(34) S-adenosylmethionine ribosyltransferase-isomerase QueA, producing MRISELDYELPQELIAQRPAEPRDSSRLMVVDAENGEISHHVFRELPEFLGEGDALVLNETKVIPARLYARRPGGGRVELLFLRGEGEGWEVLARPSKRLRSGLVLEAGGEKLEVVESRGEGRWILRGGDVSALLEREGHMPLPPYIESTPEAERSYQTVYARNPGSAAAPTAGFHFTERVLDDVERRGVEIARITLHVGVGTFTPVRTEHVEEHRMHSEEYHVPEAAARTIERARRVVGVGTTVARTLESWVQTGRRSGESDLYIYPGYRWQALDALVTNFHLPRSTLLAMIMSFAGSKELIREAYALAVKERYRFYSFGDAMLILNGGRNR